The following proteins are encoded in a genomic region of Leptolyngbya sp. SIO1E4:
- a CDS encoding formylglycine-generating enzyme family protein — MHPRDVDIEGIDESEIELSSEREIGVELIDIQLIEVGEAHIVFRAKTIINFAVSVGYFDYGSYRSPEQEMPHWYRTWSGQTLNGSVFIDLQLFGEDFEEGLFDAEIDLVELRLDAPVLVSETTDLGRSASDIEDDLSSRSQSIEVRIATLERQANHWHIVYRTGEVQRYVEPLSDSVGLELIAIPGGTFRMGSPEDEPERKAERESPQHDVTVAPFFMGRYPVTQAQWRAVANLPQVNRELNPDPSGFKGNNRPVERIYWHDAVEFCARLTGHTDLNYRLPSEAEWEYACRANTTTPFHFGNMITTDVANYNGRAYANGPEGERRGETTPVDHFDLANAFGLSDMHGNVDEWCADHWHENYQNAPTDGSAWIEGGYSSGRILRGGSWDFNPRSCRSAYRFRNTPDNISINFGFRVVFSPPGPVPSKAVGAALPKQ, encoded by the coding sequence ATGCACCCTAGAGATGTTGACATCGAGGGTATTGATGAGAGTGAGATTGAACTTTCAAGTGAACGCGAGATTGGGGTCGAACTTATTGATATACAGCTAATAGAAGTTGGAGAAGCTCACATTGTTTTTCGAGCTAAAACGATAATCAACTTTGCTGTAAGCGTTGGCTATTTTGATTATGGAAGCTACAGATCTCCAGAACAGGAGATGCCTCATTGGTATCGAACGTGGTCTGGTCAGACTCTCAACGGCAGCGTATTTATTGATCTTCAGCTTTTTGGGGAAGATTTTGAGGAAGGGTTGTTTGATGCCGAAATTGATTTAGTTGAATTACGGCTCGATGCTCCAGTTCTAGTAAGTGAGACGACGGATCTAGGTCGCTCAGCGAGTGATATAGAGGACGATTTATCATCTCGATCTCAGTCAATTGAGGTGCGAATTGCTACTTTAGAAAGGCAGGCCAATCATTGGCATATTGTTTACCGGACTGGAGAAGTACAGCGATATGTCGAGCCTTTAAGTGATTCCGTAGGGTTAGAGTTAATTGCTATTCCCGGCGGTACCTTCCGCATGGGCTCCCCTGAAGATGAGCCCGAACGCAAGGCAGAACGCGAAAGCCCCCAGCACGACGTCACCGTCGCTCCCTTCTTCATGGGCCGTTATCCCGTGACGCAAGCGCAGTGGCGCGCCGTCGCTAATCTGCCTCAGGTCAACCGCGAACTCAATCCTGACCCGTCCGGCTTCAAAGGCAACAACCGCCCGGTCGAGCGAATCTACTGGCATGACGCCGTCGAGTTTTGTGCCCGTCTCACTGGCCATACCGATCTCAACTACCGCCTTCCCTCAGAGGCCGAATGGGAATATGCCTGCCGCGCGAACACCACAACCCCGTTCCACTTTGGCAACATGATCACCACCGACGTGGCTAACTATAACGGCAGAGCTTATGCAAATGGCCCTGAAGGCGAACGCCGAGGCGAAACCACTCCTGTTGACCACTTCGATCTTGCCAATGCCTTTGGTCTCAGCGATATGCACGGCAACGTAGATGAGTGGTGCGCGGACCATTGGCACGAGAATTATCAGAATGCTCCGACTGATGGGAGTGCCTGGATTGAGGGCGGTTACTCGTCTGGACGTATCTTACGCGGCGGCTCCTGGGACTTCAATCCGAGGAGCTGCCGTTCTGCGTATCGGTTCAGGAATACACCCGACAACATCAGCATCAACTTTGGTTTTCGGGTGGTGTTTTCTCCCCCTGGGCCTGTCCCTAGCAAGGCCGTTGGCGCAGCCTTGCCGAAGCAATAG
- a CDS encoding formylglycine-generating enzyme family protein, producing the protein MLRRTPRTGRGFIEPLLDVGDAIPLHMVRIPGGTFTMGSPDDEPEREEREGPQHEVTVPMCFMGRYPVTQAQYEQVMETNPATQYDTGRFVAPNKPVVGVSWDNATTFCQRLSERTGRAYRLPFEAEWEYACRAGTTTPFFFGNTLTTEVVNYDGSYTYGDGPKSEYREEPMPVDYFKLANAFGLCDMHGNVDEWCADHWHENYDGAPTDGSAWIEGGDSSRRVLRGGSWYNSPRYCRSAYRSWLSPVNHSYDVGFRVVCSPPRALL; encoded by the coding sequence ATGCTTCGCCGTACCCCCCGCACTGGCCGAGGCTTTATTGAGCCGCTGCTCGACGTGGGCGACGCCATCCCGCTGCACATGGTGCGCATACCGGGCGGTACCTTCACGATGGGCTCACCAGACGATGAACCCGAACGCGAGGAGCGAGAAGGCCCACAGCATGAGGTAACGGTGCCGATGTGCTTTATGGGCCGCTATCCCGTTACCCAGGCACAGTATGAGCAAGTGATGGAGACGAACCCGGCCACGCAATACGATACAGGCCGCTTCGTAGCCCCCAATAAGCCCGTGGTCGGTGTTAGTTGGGACAACGCCACTACATTCTGTCAACGGCTGTCTGAGCGCACTGGAAGGGCCTATCGGTTGCCCTTCGAAGCGGAATGGGAATATGCCTGCCGCGCGGGCACCACGACGCCCTTCTTTTTTGGCAACACCCTTACTACCGAAGTCGTGAACTACGACGGCAGCTACACCTATGGTGATGGCCCTAAAAGCGAATATCGAGAAGAGCCAATGCCAGTCGATTATTTCAAACTGGCAAACGCCTTTGGCCTGTGTGACATGCACGGCAATGTGGATGAGTGGTGTGCTGATCACTGGCATGAGAACTACGATGGTGCCCCAACGGATGGCAGTGCCTGGATAGAGGGCGGCGATTCGTCTAGACGTGTTTTACGCGGCGGCTCCTGGTACAACTCTCCGAGGTATTGCCGTTCCGCGTATCGGAGCTGGCTTTCGCCCGTCAACCACAGCTACGATGTCGGTTTTCGAGTTGTCTGTTCTCCCCCCAGGGCTCTTCTGTAG
- a CDS encoding formylglycine-generating enzyme family protein, translating into MPSTALQAILKERSGRNQCYDEVLAEDVLPLRMMQIPAGIFLMGSPDDEPKRQDSEGPQHEVTVPDFFMAKYPVTQAQWHVVAGWEAVNRDLKADPSYFKGDKRPIESVSWEDAVEFCDRLTAHTQRHYRLPSEAEWEYACRAGTTTPFHFGETITTEVANYRGTDDKSLGWSGSYGDGPKGEYREETTPVDHFGIANAFGLCDMHGNVLEWCADHWHDNYEGAPTDSSAWIEGGNSSYRVWRGGSWVYYPWYCRSAYRYRSSPDFHLNGVGFRVVCSPPRT; encoded by the coding sequence ATGCCGTCAACTGCACTTCAAGCCATTCTCAAAGAGCGTTCCGGGCGCAACCAGTGCTACGACGAGGTGCTGGCTGAGGACGTCTTGCCGCTGCGGATGATGCAGATTCCGGCGGGCATCTTCCTCATGGGCTCCCCCGACGACGAGCCAAAGCGACAGGATAGCGAAGGTCCCCAGCATGAGGTGACGGTCCCTGACTTCTTTATGGCGAAGTATCCGGTGACGCAGGCCCAGTGGCATGTGGTGGCAGGCTGGGAGGCCGTGAACCGCGATCTCAAGGCAGACCCGTCTTACTTCAAGGGCGACAAGCGCCCCATTGAGAGCGTGTCTTGGGAGGATGCGGTGGAGTTCTGCGACCGGCTGACGGCCCACACCCAGCGCCATTACCGCCTCCCCTCAGAGGCCGAATGGGAGTATGCCTGTCGGGCGGGCACGACAACCCCTTTCCATTTCGGCGAGACCATTACTACTGAGGTCGCCAACTACCGAGGCACCGATGATAAATCATTGGGTTGGTCAGGCTCCTATGGCGATGGCCCCAAGGGTGAATATCGGGAAGAAACGACACCGGTTGACCATTTCGGCATTGCGAATGCTTTTGGCCTCTGCGACATGCATGGCAACGTACTTGAGTGGTGTGCAGACCACTGGCACGACAATTATGAGGGTGCTCCTACCGATAGTAGTGCCTGGATAGAGGGCGGTAATTCGTCTTATCGCGTTTGGCGCGGCGGCTCCTGGGTCTACTATCCGTGGTATTGCCGTTCCGCGTATCGGTACAGGTCTTCGCCCGACTTCCACCTCAACGGTGTCGGTTTTCGAGTTGTCTGTTCTCCCCCCAGGACGTAG
- a CDS encoding DUF1016 family protein codes for MSPNGTLFPEEENYFSLLNGLKDRIRLAQVRATLAVNRELIHLYWQIGQEILQRQQAEGWGSKVIERLAKDLKREFPQVKGLSRTNLMYMRAFAEAYPDEQIVLQSVGQIPWGHNQSLLNKLSSREERLWYTQKAIEHGWSRNVLDMQIDTHLFQRQGGAVTNFERTLPAPQSDLGQALLKDPYNFEFLTLAEAVQERDLERALVDRIREFLLELGVGFAFVGSQYRLELEGDEFFIDLLFYHIKLHRYVVIDLKTTEFKPEYAGKMNFYVKAVNHLLCGERDDPTIGIVLCRSKKRTIVEFALDMMENPIGVSTYKLRDELPPDLRNSLPSAEQLEMELDAAVRDLQTDKDNGGTPS; via the coding sequence TTGTCGCCCAATGGCACGTTGTTTCCTGAAGAGGAAAACTATTTCTCTCTCTTAAACGGTCTCAAAGATCGCATTCGCTTGGCCCAGGTAAGGGCGACATTAGCGGTCAACCGAGAGTTAATTCACCTTTATTGGCAGATCGGCCAGGAAATCCTGCAGCGTCAACAAGCAGAAGGCTGGGGCAGTAAGGTAATTGAACGCTTGGCCAAAGACCTCAAGCGAGAATTTCCCCAAGTCAAGGGCCTTTCCAGAACCAATCTCATGTACATGCGGGCCTTTGCTGAGGCTTACCCCGATGAACAAATTGTCCTACAGAGCGTAGGACAAATTCCCTGGGGGCATAACCAGTCTCTCTTAAACAAGCTATCGAGCCGTGAAGAGCGGCTGTGGTATACCCAAAAAGCGATTGAACATGGCTGGAGCCGCAATGTGCTTGATATGCAAATCGACACCCATCTTTTTCAACGCCAGGGTGGGGCCGTAACCAATTTTGAGCGCACCTTGCCAGCACCCCAGTCCGATTTGGGGCAAGCGCTCCTCAAAGATCCTTACAACTTTGAATTTTTAACCCTTGCTGAAGCCGTCCAGGAACGTGATTTAGAGCGGGCACTCGTTGATCGCATCCGTGAGTTTTTGCTAGAACTGGGCGTGGGCTTTGCCTTTGTGGGCAGCCAATACCGACTGGAACTGGAAGGGGATGAGTTCTTTATTGACTTGCTGTTCTACCACATCAAACTCCACCGCTATGTGGTGATTGACCTCAAGACGACGGAGTTCAAGCCGGAATATGCTGGCAAGATGAATTTTTACGTGAAGGCAGTGAACCATTTGCTATGTGGAGAACGTGACGACCCCACCATCGGTATCGTGCTCTGTCGCTCGAAGAAGCGCACCATCGTTGAGTTTGCCCTCGACATGATGGAGAACCCGATCGGCGTTTCGACCTACAAGTTGCGCGATGAACTCCCCCCTGACCTGCGAAACAGCCTGCCCAGCGCTGAACAGCTAGAAATGGAGCTAGACGCCGCCGTGCGCGACTTACAAACGGACAAGGACAATGGCGGAACCCCCTCTTGA
- a CDS encoding ParA family protein: MLKIAVWNLKGGTSKSTTVLNLGAEIARAGYETVLIDLDGQRTLSFSLGLDGAEPTILDWLEGEGKPLTTSVKMLHLIPGDIGMFRLSADKDLIAPSLKGLRGYDVCLMDCPPSLGLPSVQSVLNADRVMMPTLCEPASLKGISEAIGLIRGERPDVPIEVLRARYKSRLVLSREADDMLIAGSVDLNYRLLHSSIPENIAIAESIAQQVPVADYDAKSSGATAYRSLAKECLKVWGLK, encoded by the coding sequence ATGCTGAAAATTGCGGTTTGGAATTTGAAGGGAGGCACCTCCAAAAGCACGACCGTGCTCAACCTAGGTGCTGAGATCGCGCGAGCCGGATACGAGACGGTGCTCATCGATCTGGACGGACAACGAACCCTCTCTTTCTCATTAGGGCTCGATGGAGCAGAACCAACCATCCTGGACTGGCTAGAAGGGGAAGGCAAACCGCTGACTACATCTGTCAAGATGCTGCATCTCATCCCTGGAGACATTGGGATGTTTAGGTTATCAGCCGATAAAGATTTAATTGCTCCATCTCTTAAAGGTCTAAGAGGTTATGATGTGTGTCTAATGGACTGCCCACCAAGCTTGGGGCTGCCGTCAGTGCAGTCTGTGTTGAATGCTGATCGCGTCATGATGCCAACTTTATGTGAACCCGCCAGCTTAAAAGGCATCTCTGAAGCGATCGGACTCATTCGAGGCGAGCGACCGGACGTGCCCATTGAGGTTTTGCGCGCCCGGTACAAAAGCCGCCTGGTGCTCTCGCGGGAAGCCGATGACATGCTGATTGCGGGCTCCGTCGACCTCAACTACCGCCTGTTGCATTCATCGATACCGGAGAATATTGCGATCGCTGAATCCATCGCGCAGCAGGTACCTGTTGCCGACTACGACGCCAAATCATCAGGGGCGACAGCTTATCGGTCTTTAGCTAAGGAGTGTCTAAAAGTATGGGGGCTGAAATGA
- a CDS encoding ImmA/IrrE family metallo-endopeptidase, which yields MSVIKSYRWLDKPQIEQAAHNLLQKMEDTPNAPKWPYVADRAANFLKLNIAWTSIPCEADTPVFARIYPTQRLIELNEDLPMLQDNAGLEQSTLGHEIGHWMLHINQDEAHGITKQTELNFGDATVSQPFLCRSVNPDNAPWVRLSTQAESVEWQAQYFSSCLLMPKHKLLEVKRGRNLTNYRHLQAMKEELGVSFANLKHRLKDLGWIREVRGSRQLYLGINIPTDPE from the coding sequence TTGAGTGTCATCAAGTCCTATCGCTGGCTAGATAAACCCCAAATTGAGCAAGCTGCCCACAATTTGCTTCAAAAGATGGAGGATACGCCTAATGCTCCGAAGTGGCCTTACGTTGCTGATCGTGCCGCCAACTTTTTGAAACTGAATATTGCTTGGACTTCAATTCCTTGCGAAGCAGACACACCTGTTTTCGCTCGGATTTACCCAACGCAGCGCTTGATCGAGCTAAATGAAGACTTACCAATGCTTCAAGACAACGCTGGATTGGAACAATCGACACTAGGTCACGAAATTGGGCACTGGATGCTTCACATCAATCAAGACGAAGCCCACGGCATCACAAAGCAAACAGAGCTAAATTTCGGGGATGCCACCGTATCTCAGCCTTTCCTATGTCGCAGCGTTAATCCAGACAATGCGCCTTGGGTTCGACTGAGTACACAAGCGGAATCAGTGGAATGGCAGGCACAGTATTTCTCCAGTTGCTTGCTAATGCCAAAACACAAACTGTTGGAAGTCAAGCGAGGCAGGAATTTGACGAATTATCGTCATCTTCAAGCAATGAAAGAGGAGTTGGGCGTTTCGTTCGCTAACCTAAAACATCGCCTCAAAGATCTAGGTTGGATTAGAGAAGTCCGTGGTTCGCGGCAACTGTACTTAGGCATAAACATTCCAACCGATCCAGAGTAG
- a CDS encoding helix-turn-helix transcriptional regulator yields the protein MSQTFGQQLREARQSKGYSQRELASLVGVNYTYLSKLENDRSEYPPKEDIIQALAKHLELDGMELSYLAGRITPEDAKAVQALAKKYQKQMPVLLRRMQESHFAERLIQEEKHKQTEEEN from the coding sequence GTGAGCCAAACCTTTGGGCAGCAGCTTCGAGAAGCCCGTCAGAGCAAAGGATACAGCCAGCGGGAGTTAGCCTCTCTTGTTGGAGTTAACTACACCTATCTCTCAAAACTCGAAAACGATCGTTCCGAATACCCACCCAAAGAAGACATCATTCAAGCACTGGCCAAACATCTTGAGTTAGATGGGATGGAACTTAGTTATTTAGCAGGACGCATTACGCCTGAAGACGCTAAAGCCGTACAGGCGTTAGCTAAAAAGTATCAGAAGCAAATGCCAGTCCTACTTCGAAGGATGCAGGAGTCTCATTTTGCCGAAAGGTTGATTCAAGAAGAAAAGCATAAGCAAACTGAGGAGGAAAACTAG
- a CDS encoding PD-(D/E)XK nuclease family protein: protein MKAPWRPFASHHLWSLFSPSVGQEHLHCSMKRGFLKARKKEPEIAALIGRNSVAQEIGLLAQYGVYEFQRDEQLLVLPDGVSQVASLIYLNQQLPEVQSRVLQILENYCSAPVLKGKEILHLLRGDEGVPTPVCISQHGYKFNLFVAFDCVFREPDGTIHILDFKTGKSSFDKRQAYVYLLAARYLYPSCKTVASFYNLESGARSSRITATSSQLEAVQIELTQIAQQHWQDLRRYRQHPQNFSTIFPPSSGYSCRLCMFNSVCNFSQ from the coding sequence ATGAAAGCCCCTTGGCGTCCTTTTGCTAGTCATCATCTCTGGTCTTTGTTTTCACCTAGCGTTGGGCAGGAACATCTTCACTGCTCAATGAAGCGTGGATTCCTGAAAGCTCGCAAAAAAGAGCCTGAAATCGCCGCCCTAATTGGGCGAAACTCTGTTGCTCAAGAAATTGGATTGCTGGCGCAGTACGGGGTCTATGAATTTCAACGGGATGAGCAATTGTTGGTGTTGCCTGACGGTGTGAGCCAGGTCGCTAGCCTTATTTACTTAAATCAGCAGCTTCCTGAGGTTCAATCCCGTGTGCTCCAGATTCTAGAAAACTATTGTTCTGCCCCTGTTCTGAAAGGTAAAGAGATCTTGCATCTTCTTCGAGGCGATGAAGGAGTACCCACACCTGTCTGTATCTCGCAGCATGGCTATAAATTTAATCTCTTCGTTGCTTTTGACTGTGTGTTTCGTGAACCAGATGGAACTATACATATCCTGGATTTTAAGACTGGCAAGTCTAGTTTTGATAAGCGACAAGCTTACGTCTATCTGTTAGCAGCTCGATATCTGTATCCCAGCTGCAAGACAGTCGCTTCATTCTATAACCTCGAATCTGGCGCTCGTTCCAGCCGCATCACAGCAACTTCATCGCAGCTAGAGGCAGTACAGATTGAGCTAACGCAGATCGCGCAGCAACATTGGCAAGACTTGCGCCGTTATCGGCAGCATCCTCAAAACTTTTCGACTATCTTTCCACCCTCATCGGGCTACTCATGCCGACTTTGCATGTTCAACTCTGTCTGCAACTTTTCTCAGTAG
- a CDS encoding stem cell self-renewal protein Piwi, with product MTSISVPEKQAKAFLSEVFTLRYENLKTFGFQLSPLTNREEGLRLSFRLSRQFPNAVVVWSQGYFFGLVAQSEQIPNAALWQVALENVQTELSDSGDRTWSLRQLPSPQLTEEVIAQLAEQVLRVTRPFTSRLVYSEKNIEVRRRADFGRELVHQGCSTEVHKEIHAAISISASSRVTFRGTLADFLANHPFRNRPQELLIGLKVEDIDSGSTATIVELVGVLGEKREQLLEKASGATSRQALREAPDDQPVVGVKFGRTSKSVYHYPLAALRPCITAETADPFDVDYGYLLKATKINHSDRQALIQQYRSEAANTLGLFGLQLRKSVNTFENDSLFWQPYQPVDSTQLLFGNGVTSTGKAVLSGLSRGGVYQRHERYCVRDGSDSQPIRMTVLNLFQKDTDIKPLVEQLRQSLKKYRFDSLLLAENLNSRNLPNSQDASGRAQLDELINELMVVPTDIFLIFLPTSDRGADDSESGSLYHRIYSKLLRRGIASQFTYEDTLRSTPAKYLLNQITPGILAKLGNLPYVLAQPLSIADYFIGLDVSRTPKRHLAGSMNACAGLCLYGNQGQFIRSHTESAAVEGEEIPQRFLEVLLPASDLRGKTVLIYRDGWFRGQEVEHLLGWANAIGANFILVECIKSGVPRLYGLDYKVRQAQILRETMTLNAPDRGLALCLSEREAILVTTKVPENVGLARPLRIHIRPEGHQVHIHSVLDATLKLTLLHHGALKPPRLPMVLHGADRLASLRLSGVFVSECDRQFWL from the coding sequence ATGACTTCTATATCTGTTCCTGAAAAGCAAGCAAAAGCATTTCTCAGTGAGGTATTCACGCTTCGATATGAGAACCTGAAAACTTTTGGGTTTCAGTTATCACCATTGACTAATCGCGAAGAAGGTCTTCGGCTTAGTTTTCGTCTATCGCGCCAGTTTCCTAACGCAGTAGTTGTCTGGAGCCAAGGTTACTTTTTCGGACTCGTTGCCCAAAGCGAGCAAATTCCAAATGCCGCTCTTTGGCAAGTGGCTCTAGAGAATGTCCAGACAGAACTGTCTGACAGCGGAGATCGTACCTGGTCATTACGCCAGCTTCCGTCGCCTCAATTGACTGAAGAGGTCATAGCTCAACTTGCTGAGCAAGTTCTAAGGGTTACCAGACCTTTTACCTCACGTTTGGTATACAGCGAGAAGAATATTGAAGTTAGGCGTAGAGCTGATTTTGGGAGGGAATTGGTTCATCAGGGATGCTCAACGGAAGTTCATAAGGAAATACATGCCGCAATTTCAATATCAGCAAGTAGCAGAGTTACGTTCCGTGGAACGTTAGCCGATTTTTTGGCAAACCATCCTTTTCGTAATCGTCCTCAAGAATTGCTAATTGGTCTGAAGGTTGAGGATATTGACTCTGGGAGTACAGCTACAATAGTCGAATTGGTAGGGGTTCTTGGTGAAAAACGGGAGCAGCTCTTAGAGAAAGCTTCAGGAGCTACTAGTCGCCAGGCATTGCGGGAAGCCCCTGATGATCAGCCTGTTGTAGGTGTGAAGTTTGGTCGAACGAGCAAATCTGTTTATCATTACCCACTAGCGGCCCTACGACCCTGCATTACCGCTGAAACAGCGGATCCTTTCGATGTCGATTACGGATACCTTCTAAAGGCAACCAAGATCAATCACTCTGATCGTCAAGCCTTAATTCAGCAGTATCGATCAGAAGCAGCTAACACGCTCGGCTTGTTTGGACTACAGCTTAGAAAATCAGTCAATACTTTCGAAAATGACAGTCTTTTCTGGCAACCTTACCAGCCAGTAGATAGCACTCAGCTCCTATTTGGGAATGGTGTTACAAGCACTGGTAAAGCAGTCTTATCGGGTTTATCACGCGGTGGTGTTTATCAGCGTCATGAACGATATTGTGTGAGAGATGGTTCAGATAGCCAGCCGATAAGAATGACGGTTCTAAATCTGTTCCAAAAGGACACAGATATTAAGCCGCTAGTAGAACAGTTACGGCAGTCACTTAAAAAATACAGGTTTGATAGCCTGCTGCTGGCTGAAAACTTAAATTCTCGGAACTTGCCGAACAGTCAAGATGCCTCAGGTAGAGCACAGCTTGACGAGCTTATCAATGAGCTAATGGTTGTTCCTACAGATATCTTTCTTATATTTCTTCCAACGAGCGATCGCGGCGCGGATGACTCCGAAAGCGGTAGTCTCTATCACCGAATTTATTCAAAGCTCCTACGTCGTGGAATTGCCAGCCAATTCACCTATGAAGACACCCTACGGTCGACACCAGCTAAATATCTACTGAATCAGATAACTCCTGGCATTCTGGCCAAGCTTGGCAATCTACCGTATGTGTTGGCGCAGCCCTTGTCTATAGCAGACTACTTCATTGGCTTAGACGTTTCTAGGACTCCTAAGCGACATTTAGCCGGTTCAATGAATGCTTGTGCAGGTCTTTGTCTCTATGGAAATCAAGGACAGTTCATCCGCTCGCATACAGAGAGTGCTGCTGTTGAGGGAGAGGAAATTCCTCAAAGATTTTTAGAGGTCCTACTTCCTGCATCAGATCTAAGAGGTAAAACGGTTCTGATTTATCGAGATGGCTGGTTTAGAGGGCAAGAGGTAGAACATCTTCTAGGTTGGGCAAACGCTATTGGCGCAAATTTCATCTTGGTTGAATGCATTAAGTCTGGTGTACCTCGTTTGTACGGTCTTGATTACAAAGTTAGACAAGCACAAATTTTACGAGAGACTATGACTTTGAACGCACCAGACCGTGGTTTAGCATTATGTCTTTCTGAACGGGAAGCTATCTTGGTGACGACAAAAGTTCCAGAAAACGTAGGGCTAGCGCGTCCTTTGAGAATCCATATTCGGCCAGAAGGTCATCAGGTACATATTCATAGTGTACTTGATGCGACCCTCAAGCTCACATTGCTTCATCATGGCGCTCTCAAGCCTCCCCGGTTGCCAATGGTCTTACATGGTGCAGACCGGCTAGCAAGTCTCAGGCTAAGTGGTGTTTTCGTGTCTGAATGTGATCGTCAATTCTGGCTTTGA
- a CDS encoding recombinase family protein, whose product MTNSDCKTKVGLYLRVSTMDKGQETDNQLLQLRELCDRMGWEIADTYIDHESGRKGKRERGEFSRLFEDVARRKFDLVLFWSLDRFSREGIRKTINYLQQLDGYGIRFKSLTEPLLDTENELVAHIVIGVLSYLAQQEAVKISERTKAGLQRIKAQGKALGRPSKLELWRPKLLEMKAAGYSKGKMSRETGLAYNTVKRYLE is encoded by the coding sequence ATGACAAACAGCGATTGTAAAACCAAAGTCGGGCTCTACCTCCGAGTCTCCACCATGGATAAGGGGCAGGAAACCGATAATCAGTTGCTCCAGCTCAGGGAGCTGTGCGATCGCATGGGCTGGGAGATTGCTGACACCTACATCGACCACGAGTCAGGCCGAAAGGGAAAGCGTGAGCGGGGGGAATTCAGCCGACTCTTCGAGGATGTTGCTAGACGGAAATTCGATCTTGTGCTGTTTTGGTCGCTTGATCGCTTCAGTCGTGAGGGGATTCGCAAGACCATCAACTATCTACAACAGCTTGACGGCTATGGCATCCGCTTTAAGAGCCTTACAGAGCCATTGCTGGATACCGAGAATGAGTTGGTTGCCCATATTGTCATCGGCGTCCTATCTTATCTGGCGCAGCAAGAGGCCGTGAAAATTTCAGAGCGAACAAAGGCTGGATTACAGCGTATCAAAGCACAGGGCAAGGCTCTGGGACGACCTAGCAAATTAGAGCTTTGGCGGCCTAAATTGCTAGAAATGAAGGCGGCGGGGTATTCAAAAGGTAAAATGAGCCGAGAGACAGGGCTTGCCTACAATACGGTTAAAAGATACTTGGAATAG
- a CDS encoding pentapeptide repeat-containing protein — MEELSKIQWFVLLAALTALCVVLVYAKPVAGWLTSWAFIEILDAASKLGILIAVIAFLLEFPKRKERIQAERKRAYFEYWQAIDAAASAQTTTSHARKTALENLAGEGVPLRNIDAPKAELRQINLSGADLVGANLAGADLTDANLNRADLSKARLYKTRLYGASLLDAKLNGADLRQVVYDTQTRFPNGAEPGNRGAYLIAPEVSLPAVQLPGAIFWGVNLTGANLRSANFAEASFSGALLKDVNFQEANLENARFRIANLEGANLKNANIKDAYFWGAKGLTVEQVKAAQNWEDAYYSPELCVELGICYRERPRKAE; from the coding sequence ATGGAAGAACTGTCAAAAATACAGTGGTTTGTTCTATTAGCTGCGCTGACAGCTTTGTGCGTAGTCCTGGTCTATGCAAAACCAGTAGCAGGCTGGTTAACGAGCTGGGCTTTCATTGAAATTCTTGATGCAGCTAGCAAGTTAGGCATTCTGATTGCGGTAATTGCCTTTCTACTAGAATTTCCTAAAAGAAAAGAGAGGATTCAAGCAGAAAGGAAGAGAGCATATTTTGAATACTGGCAAGCTATTGATGCTGCAGCTTCTGCTCAGACGACTACTAGCCATGCACGCAAAACAGCATTAGAGAATTTGGCTGGCGAGGGCGTTCCGCTGAGAAATATAGACGCTCCAAAAGCAGAGCTGCGGCAGATCAACTTATCAGGAGCCGATTTAGTAGGTGCGAATTTGGCAGGAGCAGATTTAACAGACGCAAATTTGAATAGAGCTGATCTATCTAAGGCTCGTCTTTACAAGACTCGATTGTATGGTGCTAGTTTGTTGGATGCGAAGTTGAATGGAGCAGATCTGCGACAAGTTGTATATGATACACAGACTCGCTTTCCAAATGGAGCTGAACCAGGAAACCGAGGTGCTTATCTGATCGCACCTGAAGTATCCCTTCCAGCAGTTCAGTTACCTGGTGCCATATTTTGGGGCGTGAATCTTACAGGTGCGAATTTGCGAAGTGCAAACTTTGCAGAGGCTAGCTTTAGTGGTGCATTACTAAAGGATGTTAATTTCCAAGAAGCCAACCTGGAAAATGCAAGATTTCGGATTGCAAATTTAGAAGGTGCAAATTTGAAAAATGCCAATATTAAAGATGCATATTTTTGGGGAGCAAAAGGTCTAACAGTCGAACAAGTTAAGGCAGCCCAGAATTGGGAAGATGCCTACTATAGCCCAGAATTATGCGTTGAGTTAGGAATCTGCTATCGTGAAAGGCCACGTAAGGCTGAGTAA